The Flavobacterium commune genome contains a region encoding:
- a CDS encoding mechanosensitive ion channel domain-containing protein, translated as MNFLNNFTTESIASGIVVLILIILRITSTKLVRKFAKSTHIIENRTNLVIKYIHLLINILAAIAFIIIWGVSSKEIISGIASVATVIGVAGVVMIAQWSILSNITAGVILFFSFPFKIGDVIQILDKDFPIIGEIEDIGAFHVTIKNKDGEIVIYPNNLFFQKGVSILPNLHEEKEFTD; from the coding sequence ATGAATTTTCTAAATAATTTTACAACCGAGTCAATTGCCAGCGGTATAGTAGTATTAATTCTGATTATTTTACGAATTACATCCACAAAATTAGTCCGCAAATTTGCTAAAAGCACTCATATCATTGAAAACAGAACTAATTTAGTTATTAAATACATTCACTTACTGATAAATATTCTGGCAGCTATTGCTTTTATTATTATTTGGGGAGTAAGTTCAAAAGAAATTATTTCAGGAATTGCTTCGGTCGCAACAGTCATAGGGGTGGCCGGTGTTGTTATGATTGCCCAATGGTCTATTTTGAGCAATATTACCGCAGGTGTCATCTTATTCTTTTCTTTTCCCTTTAAAATTGGCGATGTAATTCAAATTTTAGACAAAGATTTTCCTATTATAGGCGAAATTGAAGATATTGGGGCTTTTCATGTAACCATAAAAAACAAAGATGGAGAAATAGTTATTTACCCCAACAATCTGTTTTTTCAAAAAGGAGTTTCTATACTTCCTAATCTACATGAGGAGAAAGAATTTACAGATTAA
- a CDS encoding geranylgeranylglycerol-phosphate geranylgeranyltransferase: protein MSFLNLIRYKNLLMLALMQIIFRYGFLKLQKIDLALADWQYGLLVLSTVLIAAAGYVINDIFDQETDKENKPNKVIVGKFISENQAYNIYALLNISGVAIGFYLSNVIMRPNFAAIFVLIAATLYIYATSLKQMPLLGNIVVALLLSLSVIIIGIFDIFPATDTTNKEIMASMFSILLDYAIFAFIINLLREIVKDLEDFDGDSKQGMRTLAIVLGVQKTTKLVFALSFIPAIILLIYINNYLVTNNLIAATIYSLLFVLGPILYFSIKIWNSQSKTDFQKLSKVLKWILFFGILSILFITLNIQYHASK from the coding sequence ATGTCCTTCCTAAATCTCATTAGATACAAAAACCTGTTGATGCTAGCCTTGATGCAAATCATTTTCAGATATGGTTTTTTGAAATTACAAAAAATTGATTTGGCCCTGGCTGATTGGCAATACGGTCTATTGGTTTTAAGTACAGTTTTAATCGCGGCGGCGGGTTATGTAATCAATGATATTTTTGATCAGGAAACCGACAAAGAAAACAAACCGAATAAGGTCATTGTAGGTAAATTTATTTCGGAAAACCAGGCTTATAATATTTATGCCTTATTAAATATTAGTGGAGTTGCTATTGGATTTTATTTATCCAATGTAATCATGCGACCTAATTTTGCAGCGATTTTTGTTCTAATTGCTGCAACTTTATATATTTATGCTACCAGTTTAAAACAAATGCCACTTTTGGGCAATATAGTTGTGGCTTTGTTATTGTCATTAAGTGTTATTATCATTGGGATTTTCGACATTTTTCCGGCAACTGACACTACCAATAAGGAAATAATGGCTAGTATGTTTTCAATTCTTTTAGACTATGCTATTTTTGCTTTTATCATCAATTTATTACGTGAAATTGTTAAAGATTTAGAAGATTTCGACGGCGATTCTAAACAAGGAATGCGCACCTTAGCAATTGTTTTGGGCGTTCAAAAAACAACAAAATTAGTTTTTGCTTTAAGCTTTATTCCTGCAATTATCCTGCTTATTTACATCAATAATTATTTGGTGACTAATAATTTGATTGCAGCCACCATTTATAGTTTGTTATTTGTTTTAGGACCTATTCTCTATTTTAGCATTAAAATTTGGAATTCACAATCAAAAACCGACTTTCAGAAATTGAGTAAAGTCCTGAAATGGATCTTATTTTTCGGAATTTTATCTATTCTGTTTATCACTTTAAATATACAATATCATGCTTCGAAATAA
- a CDS encoding PIG-L family deacetylase yields the protein MQKTLENRFLIILLSLLFFQFTSAQKPQKWNAVEIYNQIQKLNFLGSVLYIAAHPDDENTRLISYLSNDKKARTAYLSLTRGDGGQNLIGPELRELLGVIRTQELIEARKIDGGEQFFSRANDFGFSKNPNETFEIWDREKVLADVVWTIRKFQPDVIINRFDHRTSGTTHGHHTASAILSVESFKLANNPKRFPEQLKWFSTWQPKRLFFNPSIWFYGNQEKFDQADKSKFISMETGVYYAETGKSNQEIAALSRSSHKSQGFGSTGSRGQDTEYLELINGEKLNNKSNIFDGIDTSWNRVKGGKAIGELLNQIESKFNFSNPSASLPDLIKTYQMIASLDENHWKSIKLEELKNIIAGCSGLYLEAVSNVQQATPGSTVKLKLEAINRSAIPMELSGISLFPNQKNIILNTKLSTNIAEKTTIDLELDENLEYSQPYWLKNKGTTGMYEVTEQQNIGIPDIIREVKIQFNIKINDIIIPFERDVVYKYNDKVKGEMYNYLDIIPDASTKILDQVSFFNDGKTKKMAVQVKAGKDNIEGNVQLELADNWQVTPATIAFSLEKKEMEKTLYFDVTPPENPSEVIAKSSVTINNKKLEKEQIIINYDHISKQQVLLPAEAKFKKLDLKTTNERIGYIMGAGDEVPECLSQMGYSVSILSPEEINSRSLTNFDVIITGIRAYNTLSGLKIRQHLLLEFVKKGKTLIVQYNTPDSNIPHNIAPYPLTISQDRVTDENATVEFLAPNHPILNYPNQITQKDFKGWTQEQGLYYPNEFDSAFTPILSSHDKGETPKKGALLVATYGKGQYIYTGLSLFRELPMGVSGAYRLLANMIALKTPESEIFNLKE from the coding sequence ATGCAAAAAACACTAGAAAATAGATTTTTAATTATTCTGCTATCCTTATTATTCTTTCAATTTACATCAGCTCAAAAACCACAAAAATGGAATGCAGTTGAAATTTACAACCAAATTCAAAAACTGAATTTTCTAGGGAGCGTTCTCTACATTGCAGCACATCCCGATGACGAAAACACCCGATTAATTTCTTATCTATCGAATGATAAAAAAGCAAGAACTGCTTATTTATCATTAACCCGCGGCGATGGAGGACAAAATTTAATAGGACCTGAATTAAGAGAATTATTAGGTGTAATTCGTACTCAGGAATTGATTGAAGCCCGAAAAATTGATGGTGGAGAACAATTTTTTTCCCGTGCCAATGATTTTGGTTTTTCTAAAAACCCGAATGAGACTTTCGAAATTTGGGATCGTGAAAAAGTTTTGGCCGATGTGGTTTGGACAATTCGAAAATTCCAACCTGATGTTATCATCAATCGTTTTGACCATCGCACCTCAGGAACGACCCACGGCCATCATACCGCTTCGGCAATTTTAAGTGTTGAAAGTTTTAAACTAGCCAATAATCCAAAACGTTTCCCAGAGCAGCTAAAATGGTTTAGTACCTGGCAACCCAAACGTTTATTCTTTAATCCTTCCATTTGGTTTTACGGAAATCAGGAAAAATTTGACCAGGCTGATAAATCCAAATTTATTAGTATGGAAACCGGTGTTTATTATGCCGAAACAGGAAAATCCAATCAGGAAATTGCAGCTTTAAGCAGAAGCAGCCATAAATCTCAGGGTTTTGGAAGTACAGGCAGTCGTGGTCAGGATACGGAATATTTGGAACTAATTAACGGCGAAAAATTAAACAATAAATCGAATATTTTTGATGGCATTGACACGAGCTGGAATCGCGTAAAAGGCGGAAAAGCAATTGGAGAATTACTTAACCAAATTGAATCGAAATTCAATTTTTCTAATCCTTCGGCATCACTTCCTGATTTAATTAAAACCTACCAAATGATAGCTTCTTTAGACGAAAATCATTGGAAATCCATAAAATTAGAAGAGCTAAAAAATATTATTGCCGGCTGTAGTGGTTTGTATCTGGAAGCCGTTTCCAACGTACAACAAGCCACTCCCGGAAGTACTGTCAAATTAAAACTGGAAGCCATTAACCGAAGTGCTATTCCAATGGAATTAAGTGGCATCAGTCTTTTTCCTAATCAAAAAAACATTATTTTAAATACAAAATTAAGCACCAATATTGCCGAAAAAACTACTATTGATTTAGAATTAGACGAAAATTTAGAATACAGCCAACCTTATTGGCTCAAAAACAAAGGAACAACCGGAATGTATGAGGTTACTGAGCAACAAAACATTGGAATTCCGGATATTATAAGAGAGGTTAAAATTCAATTTAACATTAAAATAAATGATATTATCATTCCATTTGAGCGTGATGTTGTCTATAAATACAATGACAAAGTAAAAGGAGAAATGTATAATTATCTCGACATTATACCTGATGCCAGCACTAAAATACTAGATCAGGTTTCTTTTTTTAACGACGGAAAAACTAAAAAAATGGCCGTTCAGGTTAAGGCCGGAAAAGACAATATCGAAGGAAATGTACAACTGGAATTAGCTGATAACTGGCAGGTAACCCCAGCTACAATTGCTTTCAGTCTGGAAAAAAAAGAGATGGAAAAAACATTGTATTTTGATGTTACTCCGCCGGAAAATCCTTCGGAAGTAATAGCAAAAAGCAGTGTAACCATCAACAATAAAAAGCTGGAAAAAGAGCAAATTATCATCAATTACGATCATATTTCCAAACAGCAGGTTTTATTGCCGGCTGAAGCCAAATTTAAAAAACTCGATTTAAAAACCACCAATGAAAGAATTGGCTACATCATGGGTGCCGGTGATGAAGTTCCTGAATGCTTAAGCCAAATGGGATATAGTGTTAGCATACTAAGTCCTGAAGAAATTAACTCCCGAAGCTTAACCAATTTTGATGTTATCATAACTGGAATTCGCGCTTATAATACTTTATCAGGATTAAAAATCAGACAGCATCTATTGCTGGAATTTGTAAAAAAAGGAAAAACATTAATTGTACAATACAATACTCCCGATTCGAATATCCCTCATAACATTGCACCTTATCCACTAACAATATCCCAAGACCGGGTTACCGATGAAAATGCCACAGTGGAATTCCTTGCTCCAAATCATCCGATTTTGAATTATCCTAATCAAATTACACAAAAAGATTTTAAAGGCTGGACACAGGAACAGGGGTTGTATTATCCAAATGAATTCGACTCAGCCTTCACCCCTATTCTATCATCACATGACAAAGGAGAAACGCCTAAAAAAGGAGCTTTATTAGTGGCTACTTACGGAAAAGGACAATATATCTATACCGGTTTAAGTTTGTTTAGAGAATTGCCAATGGGAGTTTCCGGAGCGTATCGATTACTGGCTAATATGATTGCGTTAAAAACACCTGAATCAGAAATTTTTAACCTCAAAGAATAA
- a CDS encoding DUF2911 domain-containing protein, translated as MKRLLVVLFLIISHYVVEAQVKIPETSPKSVVKQVVGLTDVEIVYSRPSARGRSVLGNLVPLGKLWRTGANDNSTISFSDDVVINGKTLKKGKYALYTIPNIQSWDVLFYTETNNWGTPKEFDEAKVALKTTVNEEALIKPVETFTLAIGNLDANSATLDIAWENSFVSLKFEVPTQKKAIASIEKALAGPTPEEFYTAAQYYYQSNGDIEKGRTYIDKAVELSKSVPFYYLRLKSLIQAKQGDKKGAIETAKWSISASEAAGNKEYVEMNKASIDEWSR; from the coding sequence ATGAAAAGATTATTGGTTGTTTTATTCCTTATTATTTCTCATTATGTTGTTGAAGCTCAGGTGAAAATCCCTGAAACAAGCCCAAAATCGGTTGTAAAACAAGTAGTGGGTTTAACTGATGTAGAGATTGTATATTCACGTCCTTCGGCCAGAGGAAGATCGGTTTTAGGAAATTTAGTTCCTTTGGGTAAATTATGGCGAACTGGAGCTAATGATAATTCAACAATATCTTTTAGTGATGATGTAGTGATTAACGGTAAGACTTTAAAGAAAGGTAAATATGCTTTATATACGATTCCTAATATCCAAAGTTGGGACGTATTATTTTATACCGAAACCAATAATTGGGGTACACCTAAGGAATTTGATGAAGCAAAAGTGGCTTTGAAAACTACTGTTAACGAAGAAGCCTTGATTAAACCGGTTGAAACATTTACATTGGCAATTGGAAATTTAGATGCTAATTCGGCTACTTTGGATATTGCCTGGGAGAATTCATTTGTTTCTTTAAAGTTTGAAGTGCCTACGCAAAAAAAAGCGATTGCCAGTATCGAAAAAGCATTAGCCGGTCCTACACCGGAAGAATTTTATACTGCTGCTCAATATTATTATCAGTCTAATGGTGATATTGAAAAAGGAAGAACTTATATTGATAAAGCCGTTGAATTATCTAAATCGGTTCCTTTTTATTATTTGAGATTAAAATCGTTAATTCAGGCGAAGCAAGGAGACAAAAAAGGTGCTATAGAAACAGCAAAATGGTCTATTTCGGCTTCAGAGGCTGCCGGAAATAAAGAATATGTTGAAATGAACAAAGCCAGTATAGACGAATGGAGTAGGTAA
- a CDS encoding tRNA threonylcarbamoyladenosine dehydratase, whose amino-acid sequence MAEWTERAELLFRKEGLEKLQNAHVLVVGLGGVGSFAAEFLARAGVGKMTIVDGDVVDITNINRQLPALHSTVGEPKITIVGDRLMDINPELQLTRVQEFLSPERAFEIVTPDFDYVLDCIDSITPKLNLIVGAKKKGVKIISNMGAGGKMQAGKVVVKDISKTDVCPLAKVVRKRLKKMGVSRGVKAVFSVEKPDEGSVKRTDGTNFKKSFYGTNSYMPCLFGLHAAETVIRYILKSEK is encoded by the coding sequence GAAAAGAAGGATTAGAAAAATTACAAAATGCACACGTTCTTGTGGTAGGATTAGGTGGTGTGGGCTCTTTTGCGGCTGAATTTTTAGCAAGAGCAGGAGTGGGCAAAATGACTATTGTTGATGGTGATGTGGTGGATATTACCAATATTAACAGACAATTGCCAGCATTACATTCAACGGTAGGAGAACCTAAAATTACCATTGTTGGGGATCGGTTGATGGATATTAATCCTGAATTGCAATTGACCCGCGTACAGGAATTTTTGTCTCCGGAACGTGCTTTCGAAATTGTAACTCCCGATTTTGATTACGTTTTAGATTGTATTGACAGTATTACTCCAAAATTGAACCTGATTGTAGGTGCTAAGAAAAAAGGAGTCAAAATTATTTCAAACATGGGAGCCGGTGGAAAGATGCAAGCTGGTAAAGTGGTTGTAAAAGATATTAGTAAAACCGATGTTTGTCCGTTAGCCAAAGTGGTTCGAAAACGTCTTAAGAAAATGGGAGTGAGCCGTGGAGTAAAAGCGGTATTTTCTGTCGAAAAACCAGACGAAGGCAGTGTGAAAAGAACGGATGGAACTAACTTTAAAAAATCTTTTTATGGAACGAACAGTTATATGCCGTGTTTATTTGGTTTGCATGCAGCCGAAACCGTAATTCGTTATATTCTTAAAAGTGAGAAGTAG
- a CDS encoding BamA/TamA family outer membrane protein — protein sequence MLFNHKITVYAIIFLCHQFLFSQDKLIPKDSSTVLSGIVTPPKNKTAKFFHRLVFKPAKSQKIKKKIIVPKHLKVEGKIIRNIIITTLDPFGYSDSDIDKIPKNWSERTGNRAHLKSKKIAIRNLLLFSKNKRYSLLEIKESERILRAQNFINRVTITEKLAAPKSDSVDVFVRVLDSWSSIPKFNISNSKTGLGLKERNFFGLGHQLDYYYSNRKSDGKEANNISYLIPNIKNSFIRTEVKYSVDFDRYYSKGITIERPFYSPLTKWAAGIALNQNYLKDSIQDVEENYISQNFKYNNHIFWAGRAFRIIKADTITERTTNLIIAACFSNLNYLIEPSETLDPTDFYDSEKLLLTGIGINTRQFIEDRYIFKNGQTEDVPVGRIYGITGGYRYKNSKWSPYLGAQISFGNYHSWGFLSTNFEVGSFFKQAKKEQSAISFQANYFTNIIEIGNWKFRQFIKPQIIIGINREKSLGDLLTINENNGIQGFNSPVYGTQKLIFTLQTQSYSPKSIWGFRFNPYFNYSIAVLGNKNNPIHTNKTYSKIGIGAIINNDYLVFSAFQLSIAYYPNIPFQGDNIFKTNAFETTDFGFQNFELAKPKTISFK from the coding sequence ATGCTATTTAATCATAAAATAACTGTTTATGCTATAATTTTCCTTTGTCACCAATTTTTATTTTCGCAAGACAAACTAATACCAAAAGACAGTAGTACTGTACTTAGTGGCATTGTAACTCCACCGAAAAACAAAACGGCTAAATTTTTTCATCGCTTAGTATTCAAGCCTGCAAAGTCTCAAAAGATCAAAAAAAAGATTATTGTTCCAAAGCATTTAAAGGTAGAGGGCAAAATCATTCGAAATATTATTATTACTACACTTGATCCATTTGGATATTCAGATAGTGATATTGACAAAATCCCTAAAAACTGGTCCGAGAGAACAGGAAACCGGGCGCATCTGAAATCAAAAAAAATAGCGATAAGAAACTTATTGCTTTTTTCAAAAAACAAGCGTTACAGCTTACTTGAAATAAAAGAATCCGAACGTATTTTAAGAGCTCAAAACTTTATAAACAGGGTAACTATTACCGAGAAATTAGCAGCTCCAAAATCAGATTCTGTAGATGTTTTTGTTCGCGTTCTGGACTCCTGGAGTTCAATACCTAAATTCAATATTTCAAATTCAAAAACAGGATTGGGACTCAAAGAACGTAATTTTTTCGGATTGGGACATCAATTAGATTATTACTACTCCAATCGAAAAAGTGATGGAAAAGAGGCCAATAATATTAGTTATCTGATTCCTAATATCAAAAATTCATTCATTAGAACCGAAGTAAAATATAGTGTCGATTTTGATCGTTATTATTCTAAAGGCATTACTATCGAACGTCCTTTTTATTCTCCATTAACCAAATGGGCAGCCGGAATTGCACTTAATCAAAATTACCTAAAAGACAGTATTCAGGATGTAGAGGAAAACTATATCTCCCAAAATTTCAAATACAACAATCATATTTTTTGGGCTGGAAGAGCTTTTCGTATTATCAAAGCAGACACCATTACAGAACGTACAACCAATTTGATTATTGCCGCCTGTTTTTCAAACTTAAATTATCTAATTGAACCTTCAGAAACATTAGATCCAACAGATTTTTATGACTCTGAAAAATTACTTTTAACGGGAATAGGAATCAACACCAGACAATTTATTGAAGACCGTTACATTTTTAAAAACGGACAAACGGAAGACGTACCTGTAGGACGGATCTACGGAATAACGGGTGGTTATCGGTACAAAAATTCAAAATGGAGTCCTTATTTAGGAGCTCAGATATCTTTTGGCAATTACCATTCATGGGGATTTTTAAGTACCAATTTTGAGGTAGGCAGTTTTTTTAAACAAGCTAAAAAGGAACAGAGTGCCATCAGTTTTCAAGCTAATTATTTCACTAATATCATCGAAATTGGAAATTGGAAATTCAGACAATTTATCAAACCTCAAATAATCATTGGTATCAATAGAGAAAAAAGCTTAGGCGATTTACTAACTATAAACGAAAATAATGGTATTCAAGGATTTAACAGTCCTGTTTACGGTACTCAAAAACTAATATTTACTTTACAAACTCAATCGTACTCCCCAAAGTCAATTTGGGGATTTCGTTTCAATCCCTATTTTAATTATTCCATCGCAGTATTGGGCAATAAGAACAATCCAATTCACACTAACAAAACCTATTCAAAAATTGGGATAGGAGCCATTATTAACAATGATTATTTAGTATTTAGTGCCTTTCAATTATCTATAGCTTATTATCCTAATATTCCGTTTCAGGGAGATAATATTTTCAAAACAAATGCGTTTGAAACTACTGATTTTGGATTTCAAAATTTTGAATTGGCAAAACCAAAAACAATATCTTTCAAATAA
- a CDS encoding sodium:solute symporter produces the protein MQLFDWIVLIITLLFIVFYGAWKTKGSKNVEDFILGSNETPWYTVGLSVMATQASAITFLSTPGQAYHDGMGFVQFYFGLPIAMIVICLTFIPIYHKFKVFTAYEYLEKRFDLKTRSLAAILFLFQRGLGTGLTIYAPAIILSALLGWNLSYMNIVIGILVIIYTFSGGTKAVNVTQKQQMFVIMSGMFITFFLILHFLPNDMTFSNALHIAGANDKMDIVDFSTDPEEKYTLWSGITGGFFLALAYFGTDQSQVGRYLSGKSVRESQMGLIMNGFLKVPMQFFILLTGVMVFVFFQFNPVPLNFNPNNKAAIEKSKYKDEYHALEKQLEVLSEDKKVINLLYIDQLNQDYDNPILRKELVAISTKEKDLRDHAKEIILKADKGSETNDKDYVFFHFILHYLPKGLIGLLLAVIISAAMSSTASGLTALASTTAIDIYKRNLKEPKTEKHYLNATKFFTLFWGIIAILFACVGTLFENLIQLVNIVGSIFYGTVLGIFLVGFYIKFVKAKAIFYSALFSQLTIFIIYYFAIYIYPSGEEKLGYLWLNFIGAMMTIVLSSLLQATIFKHRKV, from the coding sequence ATGCAATTATTTGACTGGATTGTATTAATTATCACCCTGCTCTTCATTGTATTTTATGGAGCCTGGAAAACCAAAGGAAGTAAAAACGTAGAAGACTTTATTCTAGGGAGTAACGAAACCCCCTGGTACACCGTAGGTCTTTCGGTAATGGCTACTCAGGCCAGTGCTATTACTTTTTTATCCACACCGGGACAGGCTTACCATGACGGAATGGGTTTTGTGCAATTTTATTTTGGTTTACCCATAGCCATGATTGTCATTTGTTTGACATTTATTCCCATTTATCATAAATTCAAAGTTTTTACTGCTTATGAGTACCTAGAAAAACGATTTGACTTAAAAACCCGTTCCTTAGCAGCTATTCTTTTTTTATTCCAAAGAGGTCTCGGAACAGGATTAACCATCTATGCACCAGCCATTATTTTATCGGCATTACTGGGTTGGAATCTTAGTTATATGAATATTGTTATTGGTATTCTGGTTATCATTTACACCTTTTCAGGAGGAACTAAGGCGGTAAACGTAACCCAAAAACAACAGATGTTTGTAATTATGTCTGGGATGTTCATTACTTTTTTTCTAATACTTCATTTCCTTCCTAACGACATGACTTTTAGCAATGCCCTTCATATTGCCGGAGCTAATGACAAAATGGATATTGTTGATTTTTCTACCGATCCTGAAGAAAAATACACACTTTGGAGCGGAATAACAGGTGGTTTTTTTCTGGCTTTGGCTTATTTTGGAACCGATCAATCGCAAGTAGGACGGTATTTATCCGGAAAATCGGTTCGAGAAAGCCAGATGGGATTAATCATGAATGGTTTTTTAAAAGTACCTATGCAGTTTTTTATATTGCTGACCGGGGTTATGGTTTTTGTATTTTTCCAATTCAATCCTGTTCCTTTAAATTTCAATCCAAATAATAAAGCTGCAATTGAAAAATCCAAATACAAAGACGAATACCATGCTTTAGAAAAGCAATTAGAAGTTCTTTCAGAAGATAAAAAAGTTATCAATCTGCTGTATATCGACCAATTGAATCAGGATTATGACAATCCGATTCTTAGAAAAGAATTAGTAGCTATTTCGACCAAAGAAAAAGACCTTAGAGATCATGCCAAAGAAATTATTCTAAAAGCCGACAAAGGCAGTGAAACCAACGATAAAGATTATGTTTTCTTCCATTTCATTCTGCATTATTTGCCCAAAGGTTTAATTGGATTATTGCTTGCGGTAATTATCTCGGCCGCCATGTCATCCACAGCTTCCGGACTTACCGCCTTAGCATCTACAACGGCTATAGATATTTACAAAAGAAATTTAAAAGAACCCAAAACCGAAAAACATTATTTGAATGCTACTAAATTTTTCACCTTATTTTGGGGAATCATAGCGATACTTTTTGCCTGTGTTGGAACACTGTTTGAAAATTTAATCCAATTAGTAAATATTGTAGGTTCTATATTTTACGGAACCGTATTAGGGATTTTCTTAGTGGGTTTTTACATCAAATTTGTAAAGGCAAAAGCTATTTTTTACAGTGCTTTATTTAGTCAGTTAACCATTTTTATTATCTACTATTTTGCTATTTACATCTATCCAAGTGGCGAAGAAAAACTGGGGTATTTGTGGCTGAATTTTATTGGAGCCATGATGACGATTGTTCTTTCTTCTTTGTTACAAGCCACAATTTTTAAGCATAGAAAAGTCTAA
- a CDS encoding Maf-like protein: protein MLRNKLKNYQIILASGSPRRQQFFKDLDLDFEIRLKEIEEIFPPELKREAITNYLAELKAAAFDGELKDNEVLVTSDTLVWHNEKALGKPKDKEDAFEILKSLSNATHEVITSVCFKTNTKTEVIYEITKVTFNELSDEAIRYYIENYKPFDKAGAYGIQEWIGFVGVAKIEGSYANVIGLPVDKVYQYLSNLA, encoded by the coding sequence ATGCTTCGAAATAAATTAAAAAACTATCAAATCATATTAGCTTCGGGTTCACCCAGAAGACAGCAGTTTTTCAAAGATTTGGATTTGGATTTTGAAATTCGATTAAAAGAAATTGAAGAAATATTTCCTCCGGAATTAAAAAGAGAGGCAATCACTAATTATCTGGCCGAATTAAAAGCCGCTGCTTTTGATGGTGAACTAAAAGACAACGAAGTTTTGGTTACCAGCGATACTCTTGTTTGGCACAACGAAAAAGCCTTGGGTAAACCAAAAGACAAAGAAGACGCTTTTGAAATTTTAAAATCATTATCAAATGCTACTCACGAAGTAATTACCTCGGTTTGTTTTAAAACCAATACAAAAACAGAAGTTATATACGAAATAACCAAAGTTACTTTCAATGAATTAAGCGATGAAGCAATTAGGTATTATATCGAAAATTACAAACCTTTTGATAAAGCTGGTGCTTACGGAATTCAGGAATGGATTGGTTTTGTGGGAGTTGCAAAAATAGAGGGGTCTTATGCCAATGTTATTGGACTTCCGGTAGATAAAGTATATCAATATTTGAGTAATTTAGCTTAA
- a CDS encoding HAD family hydrolase, which produces MIQTVIFDMDGVIVDTEPVHRYAYYKQFAELNIEVSEELYTSFTGNSTRNIFQKLKDIFKLENEVEDLIQRKRSIFNDAFDTKKDLELLAGVRNLIEDLHQNGVQLILASSASKVTIERIFNRFDLHQYFTHKVSGEDFPKSKPHPAIFEHAASLSIAPKENCIIIEDSTNGIIAGKAAGILCIGYNSLHSKNQDLSLADYVVNHFDELDYARVKEMDSKLCNY; this is translated from the coding sequence ATGATACAAACAGTAATTTTTGATATGGACGGTGTAATCGTAGATACTGAACCGGTACACCGTTATGCTTATTACAAACAATTTGCCGAATTAAACATTGAAGTAAGTGAAGAATTATACACTTCTTTTACGGGAAATTCTACTCGAAATATTTTCCAAAAGTTAAAAGATATTTTCAAACTTGAAAACGAAGTTGAAGATTTGATTCAAAGAAAAAGAAGTATTTTTAATGATGCTTTTGATACTAAAAAAGATTTGGAATTATTGGCTGGAGTTCGCAATTTAATTGAGGATTTACATCAAAATGGGGTGCAGTTAATCTTAGCTTCTTCTGCTTCAAAAGTTACTATCGAGCGTATTTTTAATCGTTTTGATTTGCATCAATATTTTACACATAAGGTAAGTGGAGAAGATTTTCCAAAATCAAAACCACATCCGGCTATTTTTGAGCACGCTGCGAGCTTGTCCATAGCTCCAAAAGAGAATTGTATTATAATTGAAGACAGTACTAATGGAATTATTGCAGGAAAAGCGGCAGGGATTTTGTGTATAGGTTACAATAGTTTGCATTCTAAAAATCAGGATTTATCATTGGCGGATTATGTTGTTAACCACTTTGATGAGTTGGATTATGCCAGAGTTAAAGAAATGGATTCTAAATTATGTAATTATTAA